One stretch of Variovorax sp. 54 DNA includes these proteins:
- the phoU gene encoding phosphate signaling complex protein PhoU, which produces MTEKHLSSQFDSELNGVSSRVMELGGMVESQIHQAVYALLQFDPEAADRVMETEHRVNAMEIEIDRELSSIIARRQPTARDLRLLIAISKTTANLERVGDEANKIARMVKSIIESGSARQLPTTELRIAADLASNLLRTALDAFARLDTAAALSILKDDDLIDKEFDGFVRKLVTYMMEDPRTISASLDLLFLAKAIERIGDHAKNIAEFIIYIVKGADVRHTSMEEIESALQ; this is translated from the coding sequence ATGACCGAGAAACACCTTTCCAGCCAGTTCGACAGCGAACTCAACGGCGTCTCGTCGCGCGTGATGGAGCTCGGCGGCATGGTCGAGTCGCAGATCCACCAGGCCGTGTACGCCCTGCTGCAGTTCGACCCCGAAGCCGCCGACCGCGTGATGGAGACCGAGCACCGCGTCAACGCGATGGAGATCGAGATCGACCGCGAGCTGTCGTCGATCATTGCGCGCCGCCAGCCCACGGCGCGCGACCTGCGCCTGCTCATCGCCATCAGCAAGACCACCGCCAACCTGGAGCGCGTGGGCGACGAGGCCAACAAGATCGCACGCATGGTCAAGTCGATCATCGAAAGCGGATCGGCCCGCCAGCTGCCCACCACCGAGCTGCGCATTGCCGCCGACCTGGCCTCGAACCTGCTGCGCACCGCACTGGACGCCTTCGCGCGCCTGGACACGGCGGCCGCGCTGTCGATCCTGAAAGACGACGACCTCATCGACAAGGAGTTCGACGGCTTCGTGCGCAAGCTGGTCACCTACATGATGGAAGACCCGCGCACCATCTCCGCCAGCCTGGACCTGCTGTTCCTGGCCAAGGCGATCGAACGCATCGGCGACCACGCCAAGAACATCGCCGAGTTCATCATCTACATCGTCAAGGGCGCCGATGTGCGGCACACTTCGATGGAGGAAATCGAGTCGGCATTGCAGTGA
- the pstB gene encoding phosphate ABC transporter ATP-binding protein PstB, with amino-acid sequence MPNTVAQQQPSRSKISVKDLNFYYGKFHALKGINLEIPENKVTAFIGPSGCGKSTLLRTFNRMFELYPEQRAEGTIALDGENLLTSKQDVALIRAKVGMVFQKPTPFPMSIYDNIAFGVKLFENLSASDMDDRVEWALKKAALWTEVRDKLQQSGSGLSGGQQQRLCIARGIAIKPEVLLLDEPCSALDPISTAKIEELIAELKNEYTVVIVTHNMQQAARCSDYTAYMYLGDLIEFGATEQMFFKPQRKETEDYITGRFG; translated from the coding sequence ATGCCAAACACCGTCGCACAACAACAACCGTCGCGCTCGAAGATTTCGGTCAAGGACCTGAACTTCTACTACGGCAAGTTCCACGCGCTCAAGGGCATCAACCTCGAGATCCCCGAGAACAAGGTCACGGCCTTCATCGGCCCGTCGGGCTGCGGCAAGTCGACCCTGCTGCGCACCTTCAACCGCATGTTCGAGCTGTACCCCGAGCAGCGCGCCGAAGGCACCATTGCGCTGGACGGCGAGAACCTGCTCACGTCCAAGCAGGACGTGGCGCTCATTCGCGCCAAGGTCGGCATGGTGTTCCAGAAGCCCACGCCGTTCCCGATGTCGATCTACGACAACATCGCCTTCGGTGTGAAGCTGTTCGAGAACCTCTCGGCCAGCGACATGGACGACCGCGTCGAGTGGGCCCTGAAGAAGGCCGCCCTGTGGACCGAAGTGCGCGACAAGCTGCAGCAAAGCGGCTCGGGACTCTCGGGCGGCCAGCAGCAGCGCCTGTGCATTGCACGCGGCATTGCGATCAAGCCTGAAGTGCTGCTGCTCGACGAACCCTGCTCCGCACTCGACCCGATCTCGACCGCGAAGATCGAAGAGTTGATCGCCGAGCTGAAAAACGAGTACACCGTGGTCATCGTGACCCACAACATGCAGCAAGCTGCCCGCTGCAGCGACTACACCGCCTACATGTACCTCGGCGACCTGATCGAGTTCGGTGCCACCGAACAGATGTTCTTCAAGCCGCAGCGCAAGGAGACCGAGGACTACATCACCGGCCGCTTCGGTTGA
- the pstA gene encoding phosphate ABC transporter permease PstA, with product MSTTAQNLINAKALAETRQARFAARNRVNKIALTLSLAAMAFGVFWLVWILWETLRQGIGGLALATFTEMTPPPNEAGGIANAIFGSFVMVSLATFVGTPIGIMAGIYLAEYNPKGLLASITRFVNDILLSAPSIVIGLFVYAVVVAYFKTFSGLAGALSLALIVIPVVIRTTENMLQLVPPGLREAAYALGTPKWKVILSITLRAARAGVVTGVLLAVARIAGETAPLLFTALNNQFWTADVSQPMASLPVTIFKFAMSPYENWQQLAWAGVFLITVAVLALNILARVLTRNKH from the coding sequence GTGAGCACCACTGCGCAAAACCTGATCAACGCCAAGGCATTGGCCGAAACGCGCCAGGCGAGGTTCGCCGCGCGCAACCGCGTGAACAAGATCGCGCTCACGCTGTCGCTCGCCGCGATGGCGTTCGGCGTGTTCTGGCTGGTGTGGATCCTGTGGGAAACGCTGCGCCAGGGCATCGGCGGCCTGGCGCTCGCCACCTTCACCGAGATGACGCCGCCGCCGAACGAGGCGGGCGGCATCGCCAACGCCATCTTCGGCTCGTTCGTGATGGTGTCGCTGGCCACCTTCGTGGGCACGCCCATCGGCATCATGGCCGGCATCTATCTGGCCGAGTACAACCCCAAGGGCCTGCTGGCCTCGATCACGCGCTTCGTCAACGACATCCTGCTGTCGGCACCGTCGATCGTGATCGGCCTGTTCGTCTACGCCGTGGTGGTGGCCTACTTCAAGACCTTCTCGGGCCTGGCCGGCGCACTGTCGCTGGCGCTCATCGTGATTCCGGTGGTGATCCGCACCACCGAGAACATGCTGCAGCTGGTGCCGCCGGGCCTGCGTGAAGCGGCCTACGCACTGGGCACGCCGAAGTGGAAGGTCATTCTCAGCATCACGCTGCGCGCCGCGCGCGCCGGTGTGGTCACGGGCGTGCTGCTGGCCGTGGCCCGCATCGCCGGCGAGACCGCACCGCTGCTCTTCACCGCGCTGAACAACCAGTTCTGGACCGCCGACGTGAGCCAGCCCATGGCCAGCCTGCCGGTCACGATCTTCAAGTTCGCCATGAGCCCGTACGAGAACTGGCAACAGCTGGCCTGGGCCGGCGTGTTCCTGATCACCGTCGCCGTGCTTGCCCTCAACATCCTGGCGCGCGTGCTGACGCGCAACAAACACTAA
- the pstC gene encoding phosphate ABC transporter permease subunit PstC encodes MSNSSLQDAPLSSLPERPVSSTLPAAASLDLAAERARTSAAPPPPVKAPRSGPMADRIFGWAAKGAALLTLAMLIGILLSLVVGAWPAIAKYGLGFLTSSVWDPVKDEYGGLVMIYGTLATSFIALLIAVPVSFGIALFLTELSPNWLKRPLGTAIELLAAVPSIVYGMWGLLVFGPILSTWVQQPLQKLLAGVPYLGALVSGPPVGIGILSAGIILAIMIIPFIASVMRDVFEVTPALLKESAYGLGSTTWEVVSKVVLPYTKAGVIGGIMLGLGRALGETMAVTFVIGNMNQLNSLSVFEAANSITSALANEFAEAGAGLHQAALMYLGLVLFFITFVVLSLSKMLLAQMKKSEGTKS; translated from the coding sequence ATGAGCAACTCTTCGCTCCAGGACGCGCCGCTTTCGTCTTTGCCGGAGCGACCCGTGTCATCCACTCTCCCTGCTGCCGCCTCCCTCGACCTCGCGGCCGAGCGCGCGCGCACCTCTGCCGCTCCTCCGCCGCCCGTGAAGGCGCCCCGTTCCGGCCCCATGGCCGACCGCATCTTCGGCTGGGCCGCCAAGGGCGCCGCGCTGCTGACGCTCGCGATGCTGATCGGCATCCTGCTGTCGCTGGTCGTCGGCGCCTGGCCCGCCATTGCGAAGTACGGCCTCGGCTTCCTCACCAGCAGCGTGTGGGACCCGGTGAAGGACGAGTACGGCGGCCTCGTGATGATCTACGGCACGCTGGCCACCTCGTTCATCGCGCTGCTGATCGCCGTGCCGGTGAGCTTCGGCATCGCGCTGTTCCTGACCGAACTCTCGCCCAACTGGCTCAAGCGCCCGTTGGGCACTGCCATTGAACTGCTGGCTGCCGTGCCGTCCATCGTGTACGGCATGTGGGGCCTGCTGGTCTTCGGCCCGATTCTTTCGACCTGGGTGCAGCAGCCGCTGCAGAAGCTGCTGGCCGGCGTGCCGTACCTCGGCGCCCTGGTGTCCGGCCCGCCCGTGGGCATCGGCATTCTGTCGGCCGGCATCATCCTGGCGATCATGATCATTCCGTTCATCGCCTCGGTGATGCGCGACGTGTTCGAAGTGACGCCCGCGCTGCTCAAGGAGTCGGCCTACGGCCTGGGCTCCACCACCTGGGAAGTCGTTTCCAAGGTCGTGCTGCCCTACACCAAGGCCGGCGTGATCGGCGGCATCATGCTCGGCCTCGGCCGTGCACTGGGCGAGACCATGGCCGTCACGTTCGTGATCGGCAACATGAACCAGCTCAACTCCCTGTCGGTGTTCGAGGCTGCCAACAGCATCACCTCGGCACTGGCCAATGAATTCGCCGAAGCCGGCGCGGGCCTGCACCAGGCCGCGCTGATGTACCTCGGCCTCGTGCTGTTCTTCATCACCTTCGTCGTGCTGTCGCTCTCGAAGATGCTGCTGGCCCAGATGAAGAAGAGCGAAGGAACCAAGTCGTGA
- the pstS gene encoding phosphate ABC transporter substrate-binding protein PstS: MKTTFKFATAGLVTALFSLPALAQDVTGAGASFPAPLYAKWASDFNKATGVKINYQSVGSGAGLKQIEAKTVDFGASDAPLKDDELQAKGLMQFPTVIGGVIPVVNIPGIKPGELKLNGQVLGDIYLGKITKWNDPAIKALNGSLALPDAAIAPVRRADGSGTSFLFTNYLSKVNAEWKSKVGEGTAVNWPTGAGGKGNEGVAAFVNRLPNSIGYVEYAYVKQNKMTYAQLQNAAGSFVSPDDSAFKAAAAGADWNKSFYQVLTNQAGKDSWPITGATFILMHKVQDKPASATTVLKFFDWAYKGGDKTADDLDYVPMPDAVKATIAKAWGEVKDASGKPVAFK, translated from the coding sequence ATGAAAACGACGTTCAAATTTGCAACCGCCGGCCTCGTGACCGCGCTGTTCTCCCTTCCCGCCCTTGCCCAAGACGTGACCGGCGCCGGCGCCAGCTTCCCCGCACCGCTGTACGCCAAGTGGGCCTCCGATTTCAACAAGGCCACCGGCGTCAAGATCAACTACCAGTCGGTCGGCTCGGGTGCTGGCCTGAAGCAGATCGAAGCCAAGACCGTCGATTTCGGCGCCTCTGACGCTCCCCTGAAGGACGACGAACTGCAAGCCAAGGGCCTGATGCAGTTCCCCACCGTCATCGGCGGCGTGATCCCCGTGGTCAACATCCCCGGCATCAAGCCGGGCGAGCTGAAGCTCAACGGCCAGGTGCTGGGCGACATCTACCTGGGCAAGATCACCAAGTGGAACGACCCCGCCATCAAGGCGCTGAACGGTTCGCTGGCCCTGCCTGATGCCGCCATCGCCCCGGTTCGCCGCGCCGACGGCTCGGGCACCAGCTTCCTGTTCACCAACTACCTGAGCAAGGTCAACGCCGAGTGGAAGTCGAAGGTCGGCGAAGGCACGGCCGTGAACTGGCCCACCGGTGCGGGTGGCAAGGGCAACGAAGGCGTCGCCGCTTTCGTGAACCGCCTGCCCAACTCGATCGGCTACGTCGAGTACGCCTACGTCAAGCAGAACAAGATGACCTACGCGCAGCTGCAGAACGCAGCCGGCTCGTTCGTCTCGCCCGACGACAGCGCCTTCAAGGCCGCCGCCGCCGGTGCCGACTGGAACAAGAGCTTCTACCAGGTGCTGACCAACCAGGCCGGCAAGGATTCGTGGCCCATCACCGGCGCCACCTTCATCCTGATGCACAAGGTGCAGGACAAGCCCGCCAGCGCCACCACCGTGCTGAAGTTCTTCGACTGGGCCTACAAGGGCGGCGACAAGACGGCCGACGACCTCGACTACGTGCCGATGCCCGACGCCGTGAAGGCCACCATCGCCAAGGCATGGGGTGAAGTGAAGGACGCATCGGGCAAGCCGGTCGCGTTCAAGTAA
- a CDS encoding Ppx/GppA phosphatase family protein, with product MQNGTRLAAVDLGSNSFRLEIGQVDHGQIHRTEYLKETVRQGNGLDSARNLTTEAMQRGWDALARFGERLAGFKRSQVRAVATQTLREARNREEFLLRARTILGFGIDVIPGREEARLIYQGVAHHLPHTDVSDQERRLVIDIGGRSTEMIIGHALEAERMESYRVGSVAWSMKHFGEGQFTAPAFRAAEVAAKAVLDDALSSYTRDQWDVAYGASGTIGAVGDVLAAAGGEAGLVTRDGLDWLLDRLLKAGSIDKLRIDGMREDRKAVIGGGLSVLRAVFDLLDIQEMKVAQGALRHGVLYELLERDESVADMRSATVARLATRFAVDPAQAKRVSDTAAALFVQLAPAARGGSTSSRAGRALRKLGWAAQLHEIGALVSHSDYHKHGAYILDNADAPGFAVNELHALGQLVLGQRGKLRKLETSLDDETFVMQLLALRLAVILCHARRDPDPKALNLAALGARAFTLACAPDWADAYPQSAHLLREEVLAWQKTSNWRVELSGA from the coding sequence ATGCAAAACGGCACCCGCCTCGCAGCAGTCGATCTCGGCTCCAACAGCTTCAGGCTGGAAATCGGCCAGGTCGACCACGGACAGATCCACCGCACCGAGTACCTCAAGGAAACCGTGCGCCAGGGCAACGGCCTGGACAGTGCACGCAACCTCACGACCGAAGCCATGCAGCGCGGCTGGGACGCCCTCGCCCGCTTCGGCGAGCGGCTGGCCGGCTTCAAGCGCTCGCAGGTGCGCGCCGTGGCCACGCAAACCTTGCGCGAAGCACGCAACCGCGAAGAATTTCTGTTGCGCGCACGCACCATCCTGGGCTTCGGCATCGACGTGATCCCGGGCCGGGAAGAAGCCCGCCTGATCTACCAGGGCGTGGCGCACCATCTGCCGCACACCGACGTGTCCGACCAGGAACGCCGGCTCGTCATCGACATCGGCGGGCGCTCCACCGAAATGATCATCGGCCACGCGCTCGAGGCCGAGCGCATGGAGTCGTACCGCGTGGGCAGCGTCGCCTGGTCCATGAAGCATTTCGGCGAAGGCCAGTTCACCGCCCCCGCCTTCCGCGCCGCCGAAGTCGCGGCCAAGGCCGTGCTGGACGACGCGCTGTCGAGCTACACCCGCGACCAGTGGGATGTGGCCTATGGCGCCTCCGGCACCATCGGCGCGGTGGGCGACGTGCTCGCCGCGGCCGGCGGCGAGGCTGGCCTCGTGACCCGCGACGGCCTCGACTGGCTGCTCGACCGCCTGCTCAAGGCCGGCAGCATCGACAAACTGCGCATCGACGGCATGCGCGAAGACCGCAAGGCCGTGATCGGCGGCGGCCTGAGCGTGCTGCGCGCGGTGTTCGACCTGCTCGACATCCAGGAAATGAAGGTCGCCCAGGGCGCACTGCGCCACGGCGTGCTGTACGAATTGCTCGAACGCGACGAGAGCGTGGCCGACATGCGCAGCGCCACGGTGGCCCGGCTCGCGACCCGCTTTGCGGTCGATCCGGCCCAGGCCAAGCGCGTGAGCGACACCGCCGCCGCGCTGTTCGTGCAGCTCGCCCCCGCCGCGCGTGGCGGCAGCACCTCGAGCCGCGCCGGCCGCGCGCTGCGCAAGCTCGGCTGGGCCGCGCAGCTGCACGAGATCGGCGCGCTGGTGTCGCACAGCGACTATCACAAGCACGGCGCCTACATCCTCGACAACGCCGACGCGCCGGGCTTTGCTGTGAACGAGCTGCACGCGCTCGGCCAGCTGGTGCTGGGCCAGCGCGGCAAGCTGCGCAAGCTCGAAACTTCGCTCGACGACGAGACCTTCGTGATGCAGCTGCTCGCGCTGCGGCTGGCCGTGATCCTGTGCCATGCACGCCGCGACCCCGACCCGAAGGCGCTGAACCTCGCGGCACTCGGTGCCAGGGCCTTCACGCTTGCCTGCGCGCCCGATTGGGCCGACGCCTATCCGCAGTCGGCACACCTGCTGCGCGAGGAAGTGCTGGCCTGGCAGAAAACCAGCAACTGGCGCGTGGAACTCAGCGGCGCCTGA
- a CDS encoding SixA phosphatase family protein — protein sequence MDLIFWRHAEAEDWTEGCDDMQRSLTQRGEKQAKRMALWLDRQLPDGTRIVCSPARRCEQTALALGRKYKVRSELSPDTTPDALLAATGWPNGKSVVLVIGHQPSLGQAISLLLGLKQDSCPVRKGSLWWIRTRERDGDVQTVVVTVQAPELL from the coding sequence ATGGACTTGATCTTCTGGCGTCACGCCGAAGCCGAGGACTGGACCGAAGGGTGTGACGACATGCAGCGCTCGCTCACGCAGCGCGGCGAAAAACAGGCCAAGCGCATGGCCTTGTGGCTTGATCGGCAACTGCCCGACGGCACGCGCATCGTGTGCAGTCCGGCGCGCCGCTGCGAGCAGACCGCCCTGGCGCTGGGTCGCAAGTACAAGGTGCGTTCCGAGCTGTCGCCCGACACCACCCCCGACGCGCTGCTGGCCGCCACCGGCTGGCCCAACGGCAAGTCGGTGGTGCTGGTGATCGGCCATCAGCCCTCGCTGGGGCAGGCGATCTCGTTGCTCCTCGGCCTGAAACAGGACAGCTGCCCGGTGCGCAAGGGCTCGCTGTGGTGGATCCGCACCCGCGAGCGCGACGGCGATGTGCAGACCGTCGTGGTGACGGTGCAGGCGCCCGAGCTTCTCTAA
- the ppk1 gene encoding polyphosphate kinase 1: MPSLSADPSRGDAPPFALLDRDHSILSFNERVLDWARRPEVPLIERLRYLCIVSSNLDEFFEVRAAPHLIAGSAGDNKGTYTVESFERLAEAAHALVARQYALYNDELMPAFATHGIHIVSHGERNPAQRKWVSEYFEREVRPLLIPVGLDPAHPFPQVANKSLNFIVRLGGKDAFGRENPIQIVKLPRVLPRLIKMPAKVSDGKTLFVALSSVVRAHLSSMFPGREVGDFSQFRVTRHSDLAVDEEDVKNLRTALRQGLQHRHYGQAVRLEVSASCAESLASFLLAQFNLPPQALYRVHGPVNLARLTQFIDLIGEPQLRFPPYAASFPVTLSPAQSFFDRLQRGDVLIHQPFESFDGVLAFLRDAVLDPQVLAIKQTIYRTGADSELMDLLREAVRRGKEVTVVVELKARFDEEANINWAEMLESIGAQVVYGVVGLKTHAKMLLVTRREGKQLRRYGHLSTGNYNPRTARLYTDISHLTADPALTADMEAVFVHLASQSRLPKLNRMWLAPFDLHKNLVARIDALGQAAASGEPTRIVAKMNALTDEAIIGALIRAGQKGVKIDLIVRGACTLPAQVPGLTDNVRVRSVIGRFLEHSRVFYFRHGEDESLYLSSADWMNRNMMRRIELAWPVTDPTLRQRLIDECLVAYLHDGRDAWDLGGDGVYRRVDHDTHPGEAGASPAIEAHGAQAALMGRYASRGNHRDAASN, from the coding sequence ATGCCTTCCCTCTCCGCTGACCCGTCGCGCGGTGACGCGCCTCCGTTCGCGTTGCTGGACCGCGACCACAGCATCCTCTCGTTCAACGAACGCGTGCTCGACTGGGCGCGCCGCCCCGAGGTGCCGCTGATCGAGCGGCTGCGCTATCTGTGCATCGTGTCGTCGAACCTCGACGAGTTCTTCGAAGTCCGCGCCGCACCGCACCTGATCGCCGGCAGCGCCGGCGACAACAAGGGCACCTACACCGTCGAATCCTTCGAGCGGCTGGCCGAGGCCGCCCATGCGTTGGTGGCGCGCCAGTACGCGCTGTACAACGACGAGCTGATGCCGGCGTTTGCCACGCACGGCATCCACATCGTGTCGCACGGCGAACGCAACCCGGCGCAGCGCAAGTGGGTCAGCGAGTATTTCGAGCGCGAAGTGCGCCCGCTGCTGATCCCCGTGGGGCTCGACCCGGCGCACCCGTTCCCGCAGGTGGCGAACAAGTCGCTGAACTTCATCGTGCGTCTGGGCGGCAAGGACGCCTTCGGCCGCGAGAACCCGATCCAGATCGTCAAGCTGCCGCGCGTGCTGCCGCGTCTCATCAAGATGCCGGCCAAGGTGTCGGACGGCAAGACGCTGTTCGTGGCGCTGTCGAGCGTGGTGCGCGCGCACCTTTCGAGCATGTTCCCGGGCCGCGAGGTGGGCGACTTCTCGCAGTTCCGCGTCACGCGCCACTCCGACCTCGCCGTCGACGAGGAAGACGTCAAGAACCTGCGCACCGCGCTGCGCCAGGGCCTGCAGCACCGCCACTACGGCCAGGCCGTGCGGCTCGAGGTGTCGGCGAGCTGCGCAGAATCGCTCGCGAGCTTCCTGTTGGCGCAGTTCAACCTGCCGCCGCAGGCGCTGTACCGCGTGCACGGCCCGGTGAACCTGGCACGACTCACGCAGTTCATCGACCTGATCGGCGAGCCGCAGCTGCGCTTTCCGCCGTACGCGGCGTCGTTCCCCGTCACGCTGTCGCCCGCGCAGTCGTTCTTCGACCGGCTGCAGCGCGGCGACGTGCTGATCCACCAGCCCTTCGAGAGCTTCGACGGCGTGCTGGCCTTCCTGCGCGACGCGGTGCTCGACCCGCAGGTGCTGGCCATCAAACAGACCATCTACCGCACCGGCGCCGATTCGGAGCTCATGGACCTGCTGCGCGAAGCCGTGCGCCGCGGCAAGGAGGTCACGGTGGTGGTCGAGCTGAAGGCGCGCTTCGACGAAGAGGCCAACATCAACTGGGCCGAGATGCTCGAATCGATCGGCGCGCAGGTGGTGTACGGCGTGGTGGGCTTGAAGACCCACGCCAAGATGCTGCTGGTCACGCGCCGCGAGGGCAAGCAACTGCGCCGCTACGGCCACCTGTCCACGGGTAACTACAACCCGCGCACGGCGCGGCTGTACACCGACATCAGCCACCTCACGGCCGACCCGGCGCTCACGGCCGACATGGAAGCCGTGTTCGTCCACCTGGCCAGCCAGAGCCGCCTGCCCAAGCTCAACCGCATGTGGCTCGCGCCCTTCGACCTGCACAAGAACCTGGTCGCGCGCATCGATGCGCTGGGGCAGGCTGCGGCCAGCGGCGAGCCGACGCGCATCGTCGCCAAGATGAACGCGCTGACCGACGAGGCCATCATCGGCGCGCTCATTCGCGCGGGGCAGAAGGGCGTGAAGATCGACCTCATCGTGCGCGGCGCCTGCACGCTGCCGGCGCAGGTGCCGGGGCTCACCGACAACGTGCGCGTGCGCTCGGTCATCGGGCGCTTCCTCGAGCATTCGCGGGTGTTCTATTTCCGCCATGGCGAGGACGAGTCGCTCTATTTGTCGAGCGCCGACTGGATGAACCGCAACATGATGCGGCGCATTGAGCTGGCCTGGCCCGTGACCGACCCCACCCTGCGCCAGCGCCTCATCGACGAGTGCCTGGTGGCCTACCTGCACGATGGCCGCGACGCCTGGGACCTGGGCGGCGACGGCGTCTACCGGCGTGTCGACCATGACACGCACCCCGGCGAGGCGGGCGCGTCCCCCGCGATCGAAGCGCATGGCGCCCAGGCCGCCTTGATGGGCCGCTATGCATCACGAGGAAACCACCGTGATGCGGCCTCCAATTGA
- a CDS encoding GNAT family N-acetyltransferase encodes MKELPNPTFPLSQLGLRAALWPAPTAGTPAVVAAAAATAAALATRTSVPEAPLAVIVPPAAEVNKPGITVSWARHLDDVRAAQRLRHDVFVGEMGARLSTPLAGHDIDLFDDFCEHLLVRDELTGQVIGTYRVLTPAQARRVGSTYSDTEFDLTRLRDLRERMVELGRSCVHAEHRQGGVILALWGALAGFMHRNKLDTMIGCASIPMSHNGVTSGDAAASIWRQLSASHLAPIQYQVQPRLPLPVERLDSALDVEPPALIKGYLRLGAKVLGAPAWDPDFNTADLPMLMRIDDLPARYRKHFLGA; translated from the coding sequence ATGAAAGAACTGCCGAACCCGACGTTTCCGCTCTCGCAGCTCGGACTGCGCGCAGCCTTGTGGCCCGCACCCACGGCCGGAACCCCCGCCGTTGTTGCTGCTGCCGCCGCAACCGCCGCCGCACTGGCCACCCGCACGTCGGTCCCCGAGGCGCCGCTGGCCGTCATCGTGCCGCCGGCCGCCGAGGTCAACAAGCCGGGCATCACGGTGAGCTGGGCACGTCATCTGGATGACGTGCGCGCCGCGCAACGCCTGCGTCACGATGTGTTCGTCGGCGAGATGGGCGCACGCCTGAGCACACCGCTGGCCGGCCACGACATCGACCTGTTCGACGACTTCTGCGAACACCTGCTGGTGCGCGACGAACTCACCGGCCAGGTCATCGGCACCTACCGCGTGCTGACCCCCGCGCAGGCCCGCCGCGTCGGCAGCACCTACAGCGACACCGAATTCGACCTGACCCGCCTGCGCGACCTGCGCGAGCGCATGGTCGAGCTGGGCCGCAGCTGCGTGCACGCCGAGCACCGCCAGGGCGGCGTGATCCTCGCGCTGTGGGGCGCGCTGGCCGGCTTCATGCACCGCAACAAGCTCGACACCATGATCGGCTGCGCGAGCATTCCGATGTCGCACAACGGCGTGACCAGCGGCGATGCGGCGGCCAGCATCTGGCGCCAGCTTTCGGCCAGCCACCTCGCGCCGATTCAATACCAGGTGCAGCCGCGCCTGCCGCTGCCGGTCGAACGGCTCGACAGCGCGCTCGACGTGGAGCCGCCCGCGCTCATCAAGGGTTACCTGCGCCTGGGTGCCAAGGTGCTCGGCGCACCGGCCTGGGACCCGGACTTCAACACCGCCGACCTGCCGATGCTGATGCGCATCGACGACCTGCCGGCGCGCTATCGCAAGCACTTTCTCGGCGCATGA